TGCGCCCGGGCCGGCCGGTGCTGAGCCTCGGCACCTCCGGAACGGTCTACGCGGTCTCCACCCACCGCCCCGCCGATCCGACCGGCACCGTCGCGGGCTTCGCCGACGCCCGCGGCGACTGGCTGCCGCTGGCCTGCACCCTGAACTGCACCCTCGCGGTGGACCGGATCGCCGCGCTGCTGGGCCGCGACCGGGAGGCCGTGGAGCCGGGCGGCGGTGCGGTGGTGCTGCCGTTCCTCGACGGCGAGCGGACCCCCAACCTGCCCGGCGCCTCGGGCCTGGTACACGGCCTGCGGCACGACACCACCGCCGGTCAGCTGCTGCAGGCCGCCTACGACGGCGCGGTGTTCGCGCTGCTCCAGGCCCTGGACCGGGTGCTGGACGAGGACGCCGCGGCGGACGCGCCGTTGCTGCTGATCGGCGGCGGGGCGAAGGGCACGGCGTGGCGGGAGACGGTGCGCCGGCTGTCCGGGCGCCCGGTGGTGGTGCCCGCGGCGCAGGAACTGGTCGCGCTCGGCGCGGCGGCGCAGGCGGCCGGGCTGCTGCTGGGCGAGGATCCGGCGGCGGTGGCCCGCCGCTGGGGCACCGACCGCGGCGCCCGGTACGAGGCGCGGCAGCGGGACACGGCCGCCTGGGAGCGGCTGGCGGCGACGCTGGCCGACGGCGAGGCGCTGCTGCGGCGGTGAGCCGCCCGGCCCGCCCCCGCCGCGCCCCCTCCCCCACTCCTCCACTCCCCTCCACGACTCCCACCGCCCTCAGGAGACCTCTGTGACCGCGCCCGGCGGCGACACCCAGCACGGCATCCGGCGGCGCAACCTGGCCCGGGTGCTGCGGGCCGTGGCGGCGCACGGGCCGCTCTCCCGGCCGGCCGTCGCGGCCCGGATCGGGCTGACCCGGGCCGGGGTGGCGCCGCTCGTCGAGGAACTGCTGCGGGCCGGACTGCTGGTCGAGACGGGGCGGGCGGCACCGAGCGGGCGGGGCAGGCCGGGCAGCGAACTGGCGGTCAGCGACCGCGGCCCGGCCGGCATCGGCGCCGAGATAGGCGTCGACCACCTGGCGGTGTGCGCGGTCGATCTGCGGGGACGGATACGGGCCCGGGTCGCGGCCGACGCGGCGAACCGCGACAGCGCTCCCGGACCGGTGCTGCGGCGGCTGTCCGTGCTGCTCGCGGAGGCGACCGCGCGGATCGCCCCGGAGGGGCTGCGCCCGGCCGGGCTGGCGGTCGCGGTCCCGGGTCTGGTGGCGCGCGGCTCGACGACCGTGGTGCACGCGCCCAACCTCGGCTGGCGGGCGGCCGATCTCGCGCCGGGGCTGGCCCCGGCGACGGCCGCGGGCGACGGCTCCCCCGGCATCCCGCTGACCGTGGAGAACGAGGCCAATCTGGGCGCGCTGGCCGAGCTGGCGCTGGGCGGCGACGGCGAGGGAAGGCCGGGCTCGCCACCGGACTTCGTCCACGTCTCGGCGGAGATCGGCATCGGCGCGGCGGTCGTGGTGGACGGCCAACTGCTGCGCGGGGCACGCGGGTTCGCCGGCGAGCTGGGGCACGTCCCGGTGTATCCGGACGGCCGCGCCTGCGACTGCGGCGGCCGCGGCTGTCTGGAGCAGTACGCGGGCGAGCAGGCGGTGCTGCGGGCCGGTGGCCTGACGCCCGAGCGGGCAGCGGCGGCCCATCCGGGGCCGGGGGCCCGTATCGCCCTCCTCGCCCGCCGGGCCGCCGAGGGGGACACGGCGACGCTGCGGGCCCTGCGGGAGGCCGGGACGGCGCTCGGCATCGCGCTGGCCGGGGCGGTCAATCTGCTCGATCCGCAGGCGGTGGTGCTCGGGGGTGCGCTGGCCGGGCTGGCGCCCTGGGTCCTGCCGTCCCTGGAGCGGGAGTTGACGCTGCGCACGGCCGTCGCGGCGGACCCCGGACGGCACGGCGGACCGGCGGTCACGGCGTCCCGGCTGGGTGCGGACGGACCGTTGCTCGGGGCGGCGCACTCGGCGCTGCGCACCGTGCTCGACGACCCTCTGCATTCCTGCACCCCGGCTCACTCTCCCCGGAGCCGAATCGGCTAAACCTTTCCACGGAAAGGGATTTCCATGCCACCCCATCGAGCGATTGTGCCGATAAAAACAGCACCACTACCGTCGGTTCAGCGGGCTGCCGCGGAACTTTCGTGAGGGGGAAGATCCGGGGCGGCCGCATCGCATCCTTCAAGGAGATAGGCCGCATTGTGACGATTGCCGACGAATCACTGTCCGGTAGTGCGGAAGATTCCCAGAATTCCAGTCTGACCACCTCCGCCGCCCGGAATCTGGCGACCACCACCAAAACACCGCCGCAGATGCAGGGGATCACTTCCCGCTGGCTGCTGCGGCTGCTCCCCTGGGTGCAGGTGTCCGGTGGCACCTATCGCGTGAACCGCCGGCTG
The sequence above is a segment of the Streptomyces lydicus genome. Coding sequences within it:
- a CDS encoding ROK family transcriptional regulator; the protein is MTAPGGDTQHGIRRRNLARVLRAVAAHGPLSRPAVAARIGLTRAGVAPLVEELLRAGLLVETGRAAPSGRGRPGSELAVSDRGPAGIGAEIGVDHLAVCAVDLRGRIRARVAADAANRDSAPGPVLRRLSVLLAEATARIAPEGLRPAGLAVAVPGLVARGSTTVVHAPNLGWRAADLAPGLAPATAAGDGSPGIPLTVENEANLGALAELALGGDGEGRPGSPPDFVHVSAEIGIGAAVVVDGQLLRGARGFAGELGHVPVYPDGRACDCGGRGCLEQYAGEQAVLRAGGLTPERAAAAHPGPGARIALLARRAAEGDTATLRALREAGTALGIALAGAVNLLDPQAVVLGGALAGLAPWVLPSLERELTLRTAVAADPGRHGGPAVTASRLGADGPLLGAAHSALRTVLDDPLHSCTPAHSPRSRIG